Proteins encoded within one genomic window of Burkholderiales bacterium:
- the phoR gene encoding phosphate regulon sensor histidine kinase PhoR — MNRIWQRGLTTLILLTIFWVAVWAYFGAVWALAACAGCLFLVSLIQLDHLSRLFDWLAEPRVDAIPRGSGVWHQVFSRLRRVERKRGQELAELNSNLERLRDASEAMPYGVVILDLQNRIEWFNSTAAEHFGLNSQQDVGYCIGNLVRLPDFIVFLDAGKREPLVLRSARGAGLSLSVKLVAVGDRQKLLLSRDISQFELVDNMRRDFVANVSHELKTPLTVLSGFIETFEDLDFDAEQIRQYLGMMREQTSSMLRLVEDLLVLSALESADNSLREESVKLRALLDSIYQDALVLSAGRHAIVLNVESEANLLGNERELRSAFGNLVSNAIRYTPAAGKISLSWRVADGEGVFAVADTGIGIEQHHLPRVTERFYRVDRSRSRETGGTGLGLAIVKHVVSRHQAALEITSEPGKGSCFSVRFPRARLVELQPVAERLNPGVTKH, encoded by the coding sequence ATGAATCGCATCTGGCAGCGTGGCCTGACGACGCTCATTCTGCTGACGATCTTCTGGGTGGCGGTCTGGGCGTATTTCGGCGCGGTGTGGGCGCTGGCCGCGTGCGCCGGTTGTTTGTTTCTGGTCAGCCTGATCCAGCTCGACCATTTATCCCGCCTGTTCGACTGGCTGGCCGAACCGCGTGTCGACGCCATTCCGCGAGGCTCGGGTGTCTGGCACCAGGTTTTCTCCCGTTTGCGCCGCGTCGAGCGAAAACGCGGGCAGGAGCTGGCGGAGTTGAATTCCAACCTCGAACGTCTGCGCGACGCCAGCGAGGCGATGCCCTACGGCGTCGTCATCCTGGACTTGCAGAATCGCATCGAATGGTTCAATTCAACGGCCGCCGAACACTTCGGGCTCAATAGCCAGCAGGACGTCGGCTACTGCATCGGCAATCTCGTACGGCTGCCTGATTTCATCGTGTTTCTCGATGCCGGTAAACGCGAGCCGCTGGTCTTGCGGTCGGCGCGTGGCGCCGGTCTGAGCCTGTCGGTCAAGCTGGTTGCGGTCGGCGATCGGCAGAAGCTTCTGTTGAGCCGCGATATCAGCCAGTTCGAACTGGTAGACAATATGCGGCGCGATTTTGTAGCCAACGTTTCGCACGAGTTGAAAACGCCGCTGACTGTATTGAGCGGCTTCATCGAAACGTTTGAGGATCTCGATTTCGACGCCGAGCAGATCCGCCAGTATCTCGGCATGATGCGGGAACAGACTTCGAGCATGCTGCGCCTGGTCGAAGATCTGCTGGTGCTGTCGGCTCTGGAGAGCGCGGATAACTCCCTGCGCGAGGAATCCGTCAAGCTGCGCGCATTGCTCGACAGCATTTATCAGGATGCTCTGGTATTGAGCGCCGGACGGCACGCTATCGTGCTGAATGTCGAGTCTGAAGCAAATCTTCTCGGTAATGAGCGCGAATTGCGCAGCGCCTTCGGCAATCTGGTCAGCAATGCCATACGCTACACGCCGGCGGCCGGCAAAATCAGCTTGTCCTGGCGGGTGGCGGACGGCGAAGGGGTTTTCGCGGTCGCGGATACAGGCATCGGCATCGAGCAGCATCATCTGCCGCGGGTAACCGAACGTTTCTACCGCGTCGATCGCAGCCGTTCGCGCGAAACCGGCGGCACAGGGCTGGGGCTGGCGATCGTCAAGCACGTGGTTTCCCGCCATCAGGCGGCTCTTGAAATCACCAGCGAGCCAGGCAAGGGAAGCTGTTTTTCGGTGCGTTTCCCGCGTGCTCGCCTGGTCGAGCTGCAACCGGTTGCCGAGCGACTTAACCCAGGTGTCACAAAACATTAA